Within Candidatus Eisenbacteria bacterium, the genomic segment CAACGGACGTGAAATGGATCGCTGTCCGGCCTGGTCGCCGAACGGCGACAAGATCGCCTTTTCTTCTTTTAGGAGCGGGAATTGGGACATCTGGATTATCCCCGTCGTTGGAGGAGCCCCAACGCAACTCACGACCCATGGGGCGGATGATCTCTGCCCGACCTGGTCCCCTGACGGCACCCAGATCGCGTTTCAATCGGATCGCGGCGGCAACTATGACATTTGGCTGACGGACGCCATTGTCCCGGTTCAGCAGCGAACGTGGGGACGCATCAAGAAAGCGCATGGCGAGTAGTTACCGCTGTTTTGCTTTTTATTAACGACCTATTTTCCCAGGATCCCCCGCAATCTCTGCAATCTGGAATGTGCAAGTTCAACCCTCGAGGCATGCGGCGGCATAATTGAAAGAAGACGTTCCCAATAGAGAATTGATTCTTCGTTCTTACCCAGCTGTTCCTGACAAGTGGCCACAGAATAGAGCAGCGAGGGGCTCTCCGGTGCCAAATCAAGCGCAAGCTTCCAAATATCATTGGCACGGTTAATATTTTGGTTGCCGCCTTGCTGATAAATATTTCTAGCGATCATGGCATATGTCCTGGAAAGGTAATGGCTGGTTTCCCCAAGCCATGGCGCCAATTCAAGGGCGGCGCCCAGTTTCTGGGAGCTTTCCTCGAGCATTCCAAGGTTTTGTGCTACCAAGCCTTCCAGCGTCAATCGCCAAGCTTGTGTTTGTTTTTCAAATAGAACAGATACGGAATCCTGTCCCTCTTCCGGCCATTTCCCGATATAATCCGCGGTGCTGCAGCGATAGTCCGGCAATGCCTGCAGAATTGTGTTCAGAGATGTCGGTGGCCTGTGGCGAGGCGTGTTCTGGTGAACATGCCGGGGGCCGTCATATTCAATAAAGGGGAACCAGTCCGACATCACGCGGCCCTTCTCCACAAATGACGCAACCTCTTTGGGGCCCATCAGGAGATGATTCAAGAGATCAAGTGGATTCTCCACATTGACCTTTTTTAGATCCTTTGTGATAGGGGCCGGGCTCATTCGCGCTTCAAGCTCAGGAATATCGATGCTAAAGGTTTCGCTGTGTCCCAGAAGCACAAAGTCGCCGCCGAAAAGCCAGATGCTTGTTTCAGGAAAGACATCATGGAATGTTTTTGTGAGATCGACGATATCGTCCATGGATGGACCATAAAGAGGAATCCATTGCACGACCATACCGCCAGGATTCAAAATTTTCTGACACGCCTTGTAATATTCTTTTGTATACAGATTCGCCACGCCGCTTTTCCACGGATGAAGGGGCTCGGCGCCGATGACATCATATTTATTGTTTGTAACTTGAACATAATTTCTGCCATCATCGACCACGAATCGAACCGTTGGATTCTCGTGAATGCTATAGTTGTCTTCGCTGAACAAACTGACATATTCCAAAACCAAAGGAGAAATCTCAACAATATCCAATACTGCGGGGTCGTATAAGCTGGTGCTGCCCGCTGTGATCCCAGTGCCGAGTGCTATAACCAGAACCTCTTCATTGTTTCTGGCGAGCAACATCGGCAAATGCCCGAGAAGGTTATGCCCGGTTGCCCCGCCGGTGGACCGGGCGACAACGTCACCATTGATCCAAAGCAAGCGTTTACCATAGGTGTTTTCGCTGACGGCAACATGGGCCTCGAGATCGTCGCCTTCAGCGCTGATCATCCCTGATTCGGAGATTCGCTCAACGACGGTCCGACGCATCATGGCGGACAACGATGATTGTGTCATAACAAGAACAACAAGTGGAACGGCAGCGGCCACAGCCCACCAGCGGATTCTTGGAAGTCCGGCAAAGAGGACCGCGCATCCACCCAGAATAATATTCCCCGCAGCTAGAATTACAAATGTCGGCGCAGGTCCGATGGTCGGCAACAACAAGAGGCCGGTAATCGCTGATCCCAAAATCGCACCTACGGTATTAATGCTATAAACCTTGCCCACCGATTGGCCAATGCGACTAAGAGACCGGATGACAACCTGTACAGCCAAAGGAAAGGTTGCTCCCATGAGTAGGGTCGGCAAGAGCATCACGAGAAAACAGAGACAGAATTTTCCGAGATTATAATTTGTCCAGGTCAATGCCCTGAAGCTCTGGCCCTCCATAATTTGGGAGGCTTTCCATAAAGCGGGAATTGTCAGAAAAATTGAGGCGCCGATGATGATTTCGGCCAATGCCAGGAGAAGAAGGGGGTTTTTGATGCGAGGGGCAAAAGCGCCGAGAATAAGACTCCCAAAGGCGATTCCGAAGAGAAATGTCGCCAGCATAGTGGTAAATGTAAAATTTGTACTTCCCATGTAGAGCACGAGAACACGGGTCCAAACCACTTCATATCCCATCGCAAAGAGACCGGAGAAGAACATGATAATGAAGGCCATACGGATCTGGGGGATAGCATAGGCAGGTTTGCTTTGTTTTGTAGAATGTGGAGTTTCTTTGATCTCAACGTGTGTCACTTTGGCTGCGGCCGGTTTAGAATCTTTATGAGGTTTCTCCCGTTGTCCCATCAATAGGGCGGTCGAGCCGACAAGGATATTAAGTGCAACAGCGATGAGAAGTGTGATTTTGAGACCGAATAATGGGATAAGGAAAAAGCCGGTGAGAACAGTGCCGAGCATCGCTCCCGTAGTATTTAGAGAATAGAGATAGGCTACCTCTCGACTCGCCAGTCTCATTGATCGAATAAGGAATCGTGACAACAAGGGAAGCGTCGCTCCCATACAGACAGTTGGGATAAGAAGGAGAAGTACGGCAAACACAAATTTAAATGCAGTGAGCGGAGTGAAGCCCAATCCCCAATTTTGAGAAATGGCGACTATGGCTACTTCAATAAAATGCCGCAGGGGGCCAAAGAGCAGGGCATAGAAACCGATGGCGAACTCGAGGATTCCATAGAGGCGGAGAATCCGGATATCGCGATCCGCAAGCCGGCCGAAGATATAGCTGCCCAAACCAAGGCCACCCATAAATGCCGTTAGGACGGCGCTCACGGCAAAGACGGTACTCCCAAAAATCAAGGTGAGGAGGCGAGTCCATGCGACCTGATAGATCAAACCGGCGGCGCCGGAGAACAGGAAGAGGATGAGGATGGGAAGGCGTGTGCTAACTGACTGTTTGGTCACCATTTACTCACCTCGCGGTTCCGTGCTGAAACACTTAATTCCCGAGCGCCAAGAACATCGCGCCATCCCGCCTCAAAAAGAACCGCAAGATGGTTTGATTCGGAGTCGGCTGCCAGGAATTGTTGCTCTGTCCGTATATTGAATCTTCTCGGTTCGGATCAGAAAGAACTATACCAAACTCCATGCGGAGGGGGTGATGAAATAATCTAAAGGGGTGTTACGCTTTGGATTAGTGTTTTCATGTCCGCTGGATGGGGCCAAGACCATTCCTGAAAGTCGGGTCCGGAAATATTCTGCTCACGAATAGACCCTATGGAGCAATCTACGGTTGGTCCACAAGCTGGCCCGGGTGACCTCTTCGCCGATTCCGATTCTGCCGGACAGCGGATCAAGACAATACAATGAGATGCACGCCAGCTACTGAAGTTGTATCGGCGGGACCCGCCGACTGTTGTGCAATCCCCCATGGCTCAGGAGGAGGCTGGGCGATATCTTACATTCAATTCCGGCTGAGTTGCGTGTGGGCTTAAAGACGCTAATTGGTGTCAGAAGGCGAATTCTTGATTAGGATGATTCTGCTGCAACAAAATAGTTAATGAGGCAGGTTACCTCTGAGCGCAATATCGATTCTCCGGGCAGCTTCTTCCTGCATCCCCGGCATGACATGGCTGTAAACATCCAAAGTTATTCCAATAGTAGAATGCCCCAACCGTTCACTAACGATTTTCGGATGGACTGGACTTCCCCCGGTTCTCTAGACACTTCTTAGGTTATAATTGTAACCTAGAAGGAGGTGTCGATGAGCCGTCTGATAAGCGACACTGAAGATATATACTTCCTAGAGGGGCATTGTCTCATTCTAGCGCAGCTCCCTCGACAGTGCCAGAGGCGTGACAAGGGCCGCTCGGCGGGTTAATGAGCCGTTATAAGGATCAAACAAATTCCTTGTTACTCCAGATGAAGTACCCAGATATCGTATCTCCAAGAGGGGCCTGACTGAACAGCGCCAGTATAACTAATTGCCTTGCCATCGGGAGACCATCGCGGTGCAACTTCGGCATTTTCGTCAAATGTCAATCGTGTCGGATTTTCTCCGGTCGCGGACATGACCCAAATGTCGTAGCTACCAGATCGAGTGGAAGAAAAGGCAATTT encodes:
- a CDS encoding fused MFS/spermidine synthase, producing the protein MVTKQSVSTRLPILILFLFSGAAGLIYQVAWTRLLTLIFGSTVFAVSAVLTAFMGGLGLGSYIFGRLADRDIRILRLYGILEFAIGFYALLFGPLRHFIEVAIVAISQNWGLGFTPLTAFKFVFAVLLLLIPTVCMGATLPLLSRFLIRSMRLASREVAYLYSLNTTGAMLGTVLTGFFLIPLFGLKITLLIAVALNILVGSTALLMGQREKPHKDSKPAAAKVTHVEIKETPHSTKQSKPAYAIPQIRMAFIIMFFSGLFAMGYEVVWTRVLVLYMGSTNFTFTTMLATFLFGIAFGSLILGAFAPRIKNPLLLLALAEIIIGASIFLTIPALWKASQIMEGQSFRALTWTNYNLGKFCLCFLVMLLPTLLMGATFPLAVQVVIRSLSRIGQSVGKVYSINTVGAILGSAITGLLLLPTIGPAPTFVILAAGNIILGGCAVLFAGLPRIRWWAVAAAVPLVVLVMTQSSLSAMMRRTVVERISESGMISAEGDDLEAHVAVSENTYGKRLLWINGDVVARSTGGATGHNLLGHLPMLLARNNEEVLVIALGTGITAGSTSLYDPAVLDIVEISPLVLEYVSLFSEDNYSIHENPTVRFVVDDGRNYVQVTNNKYDVIGAEPLHPWKSGVANLYTKEYYKACQKILNPGGMVVQWIPLYGPSMDDIVDLTKTFHDVFPETSIWLFGGDFVLLGHSETFSIDIPELEARMSPAPITKDLKKVNVENPLDLLNHLLMGPKEVASFVEKGRVMSDWFPFIEYDGPRHVHQNTPRHRPPTSLNTILQALPDYRCSTADYIGKWPEEGQDSVSVLFEKQTQAWRLTLEGLVAQNLGMLEESSQKLGAALELAPWLGETSHYLSRTYAMIARNIYQQGGNQNINRANDIWKLALDLAPESPSLLYSVATCQEQLGKNEESILYWERLLSIMPPHASRVELAHSRLQRLRGILGK